In a single window of the Acetivibrio clariflavus DSM 19732 genome:
- a CDS encoding small, acid-soluble spore protein, alpha/beta type, with product MGRRGGIMSETLKAEIAKELGVYDIVKNEGWGSVSSRDCGNIVKKAIEIAERNLSNSQ from the coding sequence ATGGGTAGACGCGGTGGTATAATGTCCGAAACTCTAAAAGCTGAAATAGCAAAAGAGCTAGGAGTATACGACATCGTTAAGAACGAAGGCTGGGGTTCTGTTTCATCAAGAGATTGCGGAAATATTGTAAAAAAAGCAATCGAAATAGCAGAAAGGAATCTCAGCAATAGCCAGTAA
- a CDS encoding Ig-like domain-containing protein: protein MKNLKKVLASLLVVALMASMAIVPAFAASLSYEKEAEQLYQVGLYKGISTDPNNPNLDLESLLDRQTGVVMLLRLFGQEEEAELLSYEQADALLAKFTDAGTIADWAKRQVAYAVEKGVVKGYEDSTFRPTAGLNGKAYASLLLQQLGYDGEFDYHQAAIKLSQVGGLTASQATVFNSDAQLNKDALVGMSYGALQAKFKADGKKLIKFLIESGVVEEEKVKEAGIPYADIVSVAEIPDITVDIGATPELPATVTATYDNGTTAEVAVTWPTVDTSVAGEQVITGTIADTDVTAKVKVIVVPAELKVEGKASGNLVELVLNFNRPVPDEDEAKDVSNYKVKKYTVKNASLSEDKTTVTLLLASPVAQQSDVTVTVAKEVGFDEDVELTIKNVKDTAAPEVVSVEAVGNGLVKVTFSEPVKNATSIANFLVDGKIITSSQPTLTSDEKTVNFKLTKRLTPGEHKLVVKNKVVDYAGFAIEDNETEFTVVEDTTPPTGEIVSATQTKVVIKFSEPVEEPDEDDVDTNTSAEIIKAELDDDDMTYTIEFDVEKALPTAGGKITIKNLTDYSGNKVNFEIAVSPTYDVERPEFVGYTVDDKQVKIILEFNEEVFEDKGEFTLVDEDDDEIALKAPVYYVNDNGKTIKSKLVLTRADNSAFDSGKYKLTIEDVTDLNPLKNTIIKTTVDITVDDQKAPNVKYVYIKSSDNALYVEFNEEVDEATATDYDNYAYMLNTANATFNDLDKDVADLELLSDGKTVRIEFETTGDDAVDVDDIARLQVTSVADTAGNEMKAQAIDSSAFRLVTDALVPKIDSAAVTDKNTIVVKLTTGSSINDRTLNPGDFILTAGQDDKGKDIVITAWDAEYDSDDNEITLTVDKDISADATYKGNAIKLKLANDVETVNAFDQALEIDGATILTVADEYAPTAADSVASAVYTSGVGTEVFIELSENLNLAGAVDSNGKITDADYLTQFRIKADSKIVAADIYYFDAASTDNKSTDVDETKARFKVVIAGNYKGKTVQVLYMEATGKTIKDTSVKGNALKDFDLSKKVK from the coding sequence ATGAAGAATCTCAAAAAGGTTTTGGCGTCATTATTAGTAGTTGCTTTAATGGCGTCTATGGCTATAGTGCCAGCATTCGCTGCATCACTTAGCTACGAAAAAGAAGCAGAACAACTTTATCAAGTTGGACTGTACAAAGGTATTAGTACAGACCCTAACAATCCTAATTTGGATTTAGAATCACTTCTTGACAGACAAACTGGTGTTGTTATGCTTCTCAGATTGTTTGGTCAAGAAGAAGAAGCAGAATTGCTTTCATATGAGCAAGCAGATGCATTACTTGCTAAATTCACAGATGCTGGAACAATAGCAGACTGGGCTAAAAGGCAAGTAGCTTATGCTGTTGAAAAGGGTGTTGTAAAAGGTTATGAAGATTCAACATTCAGACCAACAGCTGGTTTGAATGGTAAAGCTTATGCTTCATTACTTCTCCAACAGTTAGGTTACGACGGAGAGTTCGATTACCATCAGGCAGCAATCAAATTGAGCCAAGTTGGTGGTTTGACAGCTTCTCAAGCTACAGTATTCAACAGTGATGCTCAGTTAAATAAAGATGCTTTGGTTGGTATGTCCTATGGAGCATTACAAGCTAAATTTAAAGCAGATGGAAAGAAACTTATTAAGTTCTTAATTGAAAGCGGAGTTGTAGAAGAAGAAAAAGTTAAGGAAGCTGGAATTCCTTATGCTGATATAGTATCAGTAGCAGAAATTCCTGACATTACAGTAGATATCGGAGCTACTCCTGAACTTCCAGCTACTGTTACAGCAACTTACGACAATGGAACTACAGCTGAAGTGGCAGTTACTTGGCCAACAGTTGATACTTCAGTTGCTGGTGAACAAGTAATCACTGGTACAATAGCTGATACTGATGTAACAGCTAAAGTTAAAGTTATCGTTGTACCTGCTGAATTAAAAGTTGAAGGTAAAGCTTCCGGAAACCTTGTTGAGTTAGTTCTTAACTTCAACAGACCTGTTCCAGATGAAGATGAAGCAAAAGATGTTTCTAACTACAAAGTTAAGAAGTATACAGTTAAAAATGCTAGTCTTTCAGAAGACAAAACAACTGTAACATTGCTTCTTGCTTCACCAGTAGCTCAACAGTCCGATGTTACTGTTACAGTTGCTAAAGAAGTTGGTTTTGATGAAGATGTTGAATTGACAATTAAGAATGTAAAAGATACTGCAGCTCCTGAAGTTGTTTCAGTAGAAGCAGTAGGTAACGGACTTGTAAAAGTTACATTCAGTGAGCCAGTTAAGAATGCAACTTCTATTGCAAACTTCTTGGTAGATGGTAAAATAATAACTTCTTCACAACCTACTTTGACATCTGATGAAAAGACAGTAAACTTCAAGTTGACAAAACGTTTAACTCCTGGTGAACACAAACTTGTTGTAAAGAACAAAGTAGTTGACTATGCCGGATTTGCTATTGAAGATAATGAAACTGAGTTTACTGTTGTAGAAGATACTACACCTCCAACAGGTGAAATTGTATCAGCTACTCAGACAAAAGTTGTTATCAAATTCAGCGAACCAGTTGAAGAACCAGATGAAGATGATGTAGATACTAATACAAGTGCTGAAATTATTAAAGCTGAACTTGATGATGATGACATGACATATACAATCGAGTTCGACGTTGAAAAAGCATTACCAACAGCTGGTGGTAAGATAACTATTAAAAATCTTACAGACTACAGCGGAAACAAAGTTAACTTTGAAATCGCTGTTTCACCAACTTATGATGTTGAAAGACCTGAATTTGTTGGTTATACAGTAGATGACAAACAAGTTAAGATTATACTTGAGTTCAATGAAGAAGTATTTGAAGATAAAGGAGAGTTTACTCTCGTAGATGAAGATGATGATGAAATTGCATTAAAAGCTCCTGTTTACTATGTAAATGACAACGGTAAGACTATAAAGAGCAAGCTTGTTCTTACTAGAGCTGACAATTCAGCATTTGATTCAGGAAAATATAAATTAACAATTGAAGATGTAACAGACTTGAATCCATTAAAGAATACTATAATCAAGACAACAGTTGATATTACTGTAGATGACCAAAAAGCACCAAATGTTAAATATGTATACATTAAGAGCTCAGATAATGCCCTTTATGTAGAATTTAACGAAGAAGTAGATGAAGCTACAGCAACAGACTATGATAATTATGCTTATATGTTAAATACTGCTAATGCAACATTTAATGATCTTGATAAAGATGTTGCTGACTTAGAATTGTTGTCTGATGGAAAGACTGTACGCATTGAATTTGAAACAACTGGTGACGATGCAGTAGACGTTGATGATATAGCTCGTTTACAAGTAACATCAGTTGCTGACACAGCTGGAAATGAAATGAAAGCACAAGCTATTGATAGCAGTGCCTTTAGACTAGTAACTGATGCTCTTGTTCCAAAAATTGATAGTGCAGCTGTAACTGATAAAAATACAATAGTAGTTAAACTTACTACTGGTTCATCAATAAATGACAGAACATTGAATCCTGGCGACTTCATATTGACAGCAGGTCAAGATGATAAAGGTAAAGATATCGTGATTACAGCTTGGGATGCTGAATACGATTCAGATGATAACGAAATAACATTAACAGTTGATAAAGACATCAGTGCTGATGCAACATATAAAGGAAATGCTATAAAATTGAAGCTTGCAAACGATGTAGAAACAGTAAATGCATTTGACCAGGCATTAGAAATAGATGGTGCTACTATCTTAACTGTAGCTGATGAATATGCTCCTACAGCAGCAGATTCAGTTGCATCCGCTGTATATACTTCAGGTGTAGGTACTGAAGTGTTCATCGAATTGTCTGAAAACTTAAATCTTGCAGGTGCTGTAGATTCTAATGGTAAGATTACTGATGCAGATTATCTCACACAGTTCAGAATAAAAGCTGACAGTAAGATTGTTGCAGCAGATATCTACTACTTCGATGCAGCTTCAACAGACAATAAGTCAACTGATGTTGATGAAACTAAAGCAAGATTCAAAGTTGTAATAGCTGGTAACTACAAAGGTAAGACTGTTCAAGTATTATATATGGAAGCAACCGGCAAGACAATTAAAGATACTAGCGTTAAAGGTAATGCACTTAAGGACTTTGATTTAAGTAAAAAAGTAAAATAA
- a CDS encoding cell wall hydrolase has translation MSFSARELLARLIKCEAGGEGLDGMRAVATVVMNRVHVSYGEYLKYGQGDLRRVIFQPRQFTCVMDTVYGEVNPQTIWSCPPEEIHYEVADWALSGNKLPGLGECLWYYNPFSPTCSQIFPPSGTGRFITRVNQHCFYAPTPLYAQT, from the coding sequence ATGTCTTTTTCCGCAAGAGAGCTTTTGGCAAGATTAATTAAATGCGAAGCAGGCGGCGAAGGTTTAGACGGTATGAGAGCGGTTGCAACAGTTGTCATGAATCGAGTTCATGTCTCTTATGGAGAGTACTTAAAATACGGGCAAGGTGACCTCCGCAGGGTTATATTTCAGCCACGTCAATTTACATGTGTCATGGATACGGTTTACGGCGAAGTAAATCCTCAAACCATTTGGTCTTGTCCACCTGAGGAAATTCATTATGAAGTTGCAGACTGGGCATTATCCGGAAATAAACTTCCCGGACTGGGCGAATGTCTTTGGTATTATAATCCCTTTAGCCCAACTTGTAGCCAAATATTTCCTCCATCCGGTACAGGTAGATTTATAACAAGAGTGAATCAGCATTGTTTCTATGCTCCTACGCCCTTATACGCACAAACATAG